The following are encoded in a window of Candidatus Babeliales bacterium genomic DNA:
- the dnaK gene encoding molecular chaperone DnaK, whose translation MGKIIGIDLGTTNSVVSFMEGGSPKVIPNQEGANTTPSIVAITKDGQRLVGAVAKRQAVTNPENTIFSAKRFIGKKFEVLNDRDKHLVPYKIVQTSNGDVAIEVQGKQLAPEEISAAVLQKLKQAAEDYLGEKVTEAVITVPAYFNDAQRQATKTAGKIAGLDVKRIINEPTAAALAYGLDKKNNETIAVFDFGGGTFDISILEVGDGVVEVKSTNGDTMLGGDNVDELLIEYLMNEFKKEQGIELKNDKMAIQRLKEAAEKAKIELSAATETEINLPYITADATGPKHLVTKISRAKLENLCDSVFKRLFEPCKQALKDAEISASKIDEVILVGGSTRIPKIQEMVKEFFGKEPNRSVNPDEVVSLGAAIQGGVLAGDVTDVLLLDVTPLSLGIETYGGVATKLIERNTTIPAKKSQVFSTAEDNQTAVEIHVVQGEREFARDNKTLGRFKLDGIPAAPRGVPQVEVTFNLDANGIVHVSAKDLGTGKEQSITITDSSGLSKSDIERLVQEAQQHEAEDKKLKEVIEKRNALDNMIMQIEKTVKENKEKLPIAEVNLVEKALEDAKKVLKEQENDGDALQKATDDLMKASHNIAEIIYKDKNAGQAGQQDASSSTDQSTGQQGPIDADFEEK comes from the coding sequence GAGGGTGGTAGCCCAAAGGTTATCCCAAACCAAGAAGGTGCTAACACCACCCCGTCCATTGTGGCTATTACCAAAGACGGCCAACGCTTGGTAGGCGCTGTTGCAAAACGACAAGCAGTGACTAACCCTGAAAACACTATTTTCTCAGCAAAGCGCTTCATTGGTAAAAAATTTGAAGTCTTGAACGATCGCGACAAACATTTGGTTCCTTATAAAATTGTTCAAACAAGCAACGGCGACGTGGCTATTGAAGTTCAAGGCAAACAACTCGCTCCAGAAGAAATTTCAGCAGCCGTTTTGCAAAAATTGAAACAAGCAGCTGAAGATTATTTGGGCGAAAAAGTAACCGAAGCAGTTATTACCGTTCCTGCCTACTTTAACGACGCGCAAAGACAAGCAACCAAAACTGCTGGTAAAATTGCCGGCCTAGACGTTAAGCGTATTATCAACGAGCCTACCGCAGCAGCTCTTGCGTATGGCCTTGATAAAAAGAATAACGAAACAATCGCGGTATTCGACTTTGGTGGCGGCACCTTTGATATTTCTATCTTAGAAGTTGGCGATGGCGTTGTTGAAGTTAAATCAACCAACGGCGACACCATGCTGGGCGGCGATAACGTTGACGAACTTTTGATTGAATACCTCATGAATGAATTCAAAAAAGAACAAGGTATTGAACTTAAGAACGACAAAATGGCTATCCAACGCCTCAAAGAAGCAGCAGAAAAGGCAAAGATCGAGCTTTCTGCCGCAACAGAAACTGAAATTAACTTGCCATACATTACCGCAGACGCAACAGGACCAAAGCACTTGGTAACCAAGATTTCTCGCGCAAAACTTGAAAACTTGTGTGACAGTGTATTCAAACGTCTGTTCGAACCATGCAAGCAAGCACTTAAAGACGCTGAAATTAGCGCAAGCAAAATCGACGAAGTTATCTTGGTTGGCGGTTCAACACGTATTCCAAAGATTCAAGAAATGGTTAAGGAATTCTTCGGCAAAGAACCAAACCGCTCAGTAAACCCTGACGAAGTTGTTTCTCTTGGCGCAGCAATTCAAGGCGGCGTGTTGGCTGGCGACGTTACCGACGTTTTACTCTTGGACGTAACGCCACTCTCATTGGGCATTGAAACCTACGGCGGCGTTGCAACAAAATTGATCGAACGCAACACTACCATCCCTGCCAAAAAGTCACAAGTATTCTCAACCGCCGAAGACAACCAAACGGCTGTTGAAATTCATGTGGTTCAAGGCGAGCGCGAATTTGCGCGCGACAACAAAACGCTTGGTCGCTTTAAACTTGACGGTATCCCAGCAGCTCCACGCGGCGTGCCACAAGTTGAGGTTACCTTCAATTTAGACGCTAACGGCATTGTACATGTTTCCGCTAAAGACCTGGGAACTGGAAAAGAACAAAGTATTACCATTACCGACTCTTCAGGCTTAAGCAAGAGCGACATTGAACGCTTGGTTCAAGAAGCACAACAGCACGAAGCTGAAGACAAGAAGCTCAAAGAAGTTATTGAAAAGCGTAATGCGCTAGACAATATGATCATGCAAATTGAAAAGACCGTTAAAGAAAACAAAGAAAAGCTTCCAATTGCAGAAGTTAATCTTGTCGAAAAAGCTCTTGAAGACGCGAAGAAAGTTCTTAAAGAGCAAGAAAATGATGGTGACGCGTTGCAAAAAGCAACCGACGACCTCATGAAGGCCTCTCATAATATTGCCGAAATTATCTATAAAGATAAAAATGCTGGGCAAGCTGGCCAACAAGACGCTTCAAGCTCTACCGACCAATCAACTGGCCAACAAGGTCCAATTGATGCGGATTTTGAAGAAAAATAA
- a CDS encoding ankyrin repeat domain-containing protein has product MKKNIIAFLLLIPVISPALYAAASDCDGSDTAIEQCFGNFYANERIFNSRHGMQLIHYAASHGYKKAVEELIAKDPTIVNEPDFLNRNPLIHAASAGDLEIIQILLDAGANTKAISDYNDLRIISGNALHHFIFGLSPNIDYHNQEKNLQIIQLLLDRGVEKNQVDMKGRTPYDLAKESNFSPYLLLLHDFEAAYQTHCETYPHAQKNTARKLDFSGKKTTSSSQPDYILTKTQKETETEEQEVLSETFSISGSDNYDDLPPLLPASPVRTSKHTREASQIFSSQPSDGLSDPSLASSSNKRQRTQRSLSQPLVPDDEASQFFSQSAHDELKQSMPQESPFTTRTEKPRSLRKDLIPVPIDFSTEKNHADQCDNCKIGQCLLSTIKN; this is encoded by the coding sequence ATGAAAAAAAATATTATAGCATTCTTACTCCTTATTCCTGTTATTTCACCCGCTTTATATGCAGCAGCAAGTGACTGTGATGGCTCAGACACAGCAATCGAACAATGCTTTGGCAACTTTTACGCAAACGAACGTATTTTCAATAGCAGACACGGCATGCAACTCATTCATTATGCTGCATCGCACGGATACAAAAAGGCCGTAGAAGAACTTATTGCAAAAGACCCAACTATCGTTAACGAGCCAGATTTTCTCAACAGAAATCCTTTGATTCATGCGGCAAGTGCTGGCGATCTTGAAATTATACAAATTCTTCTAGACGCAGGCGCCAACACAAAAGCTATAAGCGATTATAACGACCTACGTATCATTAGTGGCAACGCACTACACCACTTCATATTTGGTCTAAGTCCAAATATTGACTACCACAATCAAGAAAAAAATCTGCAAATTATCCAACTTTTATTAGACCGTGGAGTTGAAAAAAATCAAGTTGATATGAAAGGAAGAACTCCATACGATCTGGCAAAAGAAAGCAACTTCAGTCCTTACCTGCTTCTTTTGCATGATTTTGAAGCAGCGTACCAAACACACTGCGAAACATACCCGCATGCTCAAAAAAATACTGCGCGTAAGTTAGATTTTTCTGGTAAAAAAACAACAAGCTCGAGCCAGCCAGATTACATCCTCACAAAAACTCAAAAAGAAACCGAAACTGAAGAACAAGAGGTTCTTTCAGAAACTTTTAGTATATCGGGCAGTGATAATTATGATGATCTTCCACCCTTACTGCCGGCAAGCCCAGTCCGCACCTCTAAACACACTAGGGAAGCATCGCAAATATTTTCAAGCCAACCAAGTGATGGGCTATCTGATCCATCATTAGCTAGCTCATCAAACAAGCGCCAAAGAACACAAAGATCACTAAGTCAACCATTGGTACCAGATGATGAAGCTTCACAATTCTTTTCGCAATCAGCCCATGACGAACTTAAACAATCAATGCCTCAGGAATCTCCGTTTACAACGCGAACAGAAAAACCCCGCTCACTGAGAAAAGATTTAATACCTGTACCAATAGATTTTTCTACTGAAAAAAATCATGCCGATCAGTGTGATAACTGCAAAATTGGTCAGTGCCTTCTTTCGACCATAAAAAATTAA
- a CDS encoding ankyrin repeat domain-containing protein, which yields MPVQITKIALLFFWSAFFSYAVLCGAADTFKTQEVATDQEDCEPEEITHAHQERNKLFAAAAHGNVARLKEFLQSKSFDINTTTNKYGWTALHYAFYFLPKHKNAQAIVTLIDAEADLSIQECAGNTPAHFYTLWRHTSDYTKIINPILEKSPAAELKNYFGKTLRDLQAPHISTELPFNPETWTVTTCDCLAQAHGPISKRLIEENLPYFPKHELPYFKEVGSYQFNTSIIEFQFSKELLERLNKE from the coding sequence ATGCCTGTGCAAATAACAAAAATAGCGCTCCTATTTTTTTGGAGCGCTTTTTTTTCTTATGCTGTTCTTTGTGGCGCTGCCGATACATTCAAAACTCAAGAAGTAGCTACTGATCAAGAGGATTGCGAACCTGAAGAGATAACTCATGCACACCAAGAACGCAATAAGCTCTTTGCAGCTGCAGCTCACGGCAACGTGGCACGCTTAAAAGAATTCCTACAAAGTAAAAGCTTTGATATTAACACAACAACCAATAAATATGGCTGGACAGCCCTGCATTACGCTTTCTACTTTCTGCCAAAGCACAAAAACGCTCAAGCTATTGTGACGCTCATTGATGCTGAGGCCGATCTCAGCATTCAAGAATGCGCTGGCAACACACCGGCACATTTTTATACCTTGTGGCGACATACCAGTGACTATACAAAAATTATAAACCCCATTCTAGAAAAAAGCCCTGCAGCAGAACTGAAAAATTATTTCGGCAAAACACTGCGCGATTTACAAGCACCTCATATATCGACAGAATTGCCCTTTAACCCCGAAACGTGGACCGTTACAACATGCGACTGCCTGGCGCAAGCTCATGGGCCAATTAGCAAACGTCTTATCGAAGAAAACTTACCATACTTTCCCAAACATGAGCTGCCCTATTTCAAAGAAGTAGGTTCTTACCAATTCAACACATCAATAATTGAATTCCAATTTTCCAAAGAACTTCTTGAACGACTCAACAAAGAGTAA
- a CDS encoding efflux RND transporter periplasmic adaptor subunit — MKYQKLLTYISILAIIAGSSWFVYQRYVKKPAPQLYKTEKPQHRNISQIIAASGILEIKDMVKIGSIVSGTIKELYVKEDQQVKKGELLAEIDPGTGDTDFQDAYLHVVRTEAELEYQEKNYLRKKELFQAGQLAKDTFEMLERDYQTKKADLKSAKTKLEKERLSLKNRKILAAGDGFVTAVNVYKGSGVTGTSFSSAPLFEIAPDITEMEAKLDIDESDIGSIKPGQMVTMAVTTYPDLEIKTAIKTVGFSPKSNKDGGSSGNLFYKATIDINNHDRLFRPGMTLNAKIKASKTKNALCLKGICFQTNPKVLKSIAKKLKYEFKPLEKKERKEFKKTHANKRVKFIWTVANKTFTEKGILLGITDDNYFEVKEGLHENDQVITDIAEKDDMEKLYKSWYKGSL; from the coding sequence ATGAAGTATCAAAAATTACTTACCTACATTTCAATACTGGCCATTATCGCTGGTAGCAGTTGGTTTGTTTATCAGCGCTACGTAAAAAAACCGGCCCCTCAACTGTACAAAACAGAAAAACCTCAACACCGAAACATTAGCCAAATTATTGCTGCTTCGGGCATTTTAGAAATAAAAGATATGGTAAAAATAGGAAGCATTGTCTCCGGTACCATTAAAGAGCTGTATGTCAAAGAAGATCAGCAAGTTAAAAAGGGAGAGCTGCTGGCAGAAATTGACCCTGGGACCGGCGACACTGATTTTCAAGATGCTTACCTGCACGTTGTGCGAACAGAAGCCGAACTTGAGTATCAAGAAAAAAACTACTTACGAAAAAAAGAACTCTTTCAAGCTGGCCAACTAGCAAAAGACACGTTTGAAATGCTTGAACGTGATTATCAAACAAAAAAAGCTGATCTCAAATCAGCCAAAACAAAGCTAGAAAAAGAACGACTCTCACTAAAAAACCGTAAAATTTTGGCAGCTGGTGATGGCTTTGTAACCGCGGTAAATGTTTATAAAGGAAGCGGTGTGACAGGAACCTCTTTCTCATCAGCGCCCTTGTTTGAAATAGCGCCCGACATTACCGAAATGGAAGCAAAGCTGGATATCGACGAAAGTGATATTGGTTCAATAAAACCTGGGCAAATGGTTACCATGGCCGTTACCACCTACCCAGATCTTGAAATTAAAACAGCTATAAAAACAGTCGGATTTTCACCAAAATCAAACAAAGATGGCGGTTCAAGCGGCAACCTCTTTTACAAAGCAACCATCGACATCAACAACCACGACCGGCTCTTCAGGCCAGGCATGACGCTCAATGCAAAAATTAAAGCATCAAAAACAAAGAACGCGCTCTGTCTTAAAGGAATTTGCTTTCAGACAAATCCTAAAGTGCTCAAATCTATCGCAAAGAAATTAAAATATGAATTCAAGCCACTAGAAAAAAAAGAACGTAAAGAATTCAAGAAAACACATGCCAACAAACGCGTCAAATTTATATGGACCGTAGCCAACAAAACATTTACCGAAAAAGGCATTTTGTTAGGCATTACTGATGACAACTATTTTGAAGTTAAAGAAGGTTTACATGAAAACGACCAGGTAATCACCGACATTGCCGAAAAAGATGACATGGAAAAACTGTATAAAAGTTGGTATAAAGGTAGCTTATAA
- a CDS encoding ABC transporter permease, whose protein sequence is MNSRILIKSSLRALNHHKGRSFLTILGIIVGIAAIITTLAIGYGAEEKMRKSILAIGNNYIELWRGNFALEGVTKSTKQKESKKLTLADVTSLHSQCPGIKKISPVIFDRGIVEYHGSAVMCDIKGGNDELLDVMGRSLVNGTPLTQHHIQKGARVALVGDRTAKDLFKSLNPVGRTIKIKQILFTVIGVIKKIDNAPGHRDPNLDVIVPFTAAKKYLRNNNSSTIHGIVIAGKSLEEMPTIVRQIKKVMRARHNLEIDEPNDFSLIDQDSMLKAAKASSNIFNIFLLIVASISLLVGGIGVMNIMLVSVSERTQEIGIRMALGASDSLILQQFLIEAVVLCFIGGVIGIALGIVAPFAAQYFVNLPAVIRVEPIIVAFGTIFLIGLIFGFYPAQKASRLNPVEALIKQ, encoded by the coding sequence ATGAACTCACGTATTTTAATAAAAAGCTCCCTGCGCGCTTTAAACCACCACAAAGGGCGCTCTTTCTTGACTATCTTAGGCATTATTGTTGGTATTGCCGCCATTATTACCACGCTTGCAATTGGCTATGGCGCTGAAGAAAAAATGCGCAAATCAATTTTAGCAATTGGCAACAACTACATTGAACTGTGGCGCGGCAACTTTGCTTTAGAAGGTGTAACCAAATCAACCAAACAAAAAGAATCAAAAAAACTTACGCTAGCCGACGTTACCAGCCTGCACTCGCAATGCCCGGGTATAAAAAAAATATCGCCGGTTATTTTTGATCGCGGCATTGTTGAATACCACGGCTCTGCCGTTATGTGCGATATTAAAGGGGGCAACGACGAGCTGTTAGACGTTATGGGTCGTTCACTGGTCAACGGCACTCCTCTCACGCAGCACCATATTCAAAAAGGTGCGCGCGTTGCACTCGTTGGCGACCGCACCGCAAAAGATCTTTTTAAATCACTCAACCCAGTTGGACGCACCATAAAAATAAAACAGATCTTGTTTACGGTTATTGGCGTTATCAAAAAAATAGACAATGCACCAGGACACCGCGACCCCAACCTAGACGTTATTGTTCCTTTTACCGCGGCCAAAAAATACCTGCGCAACAACAACAGCAGCACCATCCACGGCATTGTAATTGCTGGCAAAAGCCTGGAAGAGATGCCAACAATAGTCCGGCAAATTAAAAAAGTCATGCGCGCTCGGCACAATTTAGAAATTGACGAACCCAATGACTTTTCATTAATCGACCAAGATTCTATGCTCAAAGCAGCTAAAGCATCATCAAATATTTTTAATATTTTTCTCTTGATCGTTGCTTCAATTTCGTTACTGGTCGGCGGTATTGGCGTTATGAATATTATGCTTGTTTCAGTGAGCGAGCGTACGCAAGAAATTGGTATTCGCATGGCCCTTGGAGCATCGGATTCTCTTATCTTACAACAATTTTTAATTGAAGCAGTTGTCCTCTGTTTTATTGGTGGCGTCATTGGCATTGCCCTGGGTATTGTTGCACCATTTGCAGCACAATACTTCGTCAATCTGCCAGCAGTAATCAGGGTAGAACCGATTATCGTAGCATTTGGCACCATTTTTTTAATAGGTTTAATTTTTGGCTTCTACCCGGCACAAAAGGCATCACGGCTCAATCCGGTAGAAGCACTTATCAAACAATAA
- a CDS encoding efflux RND transporter periplasmic adaptor subunit encodes MNKKIIIITVLIVFATGTIARIFLSKKKEDLVLASEKPQRRHLAQFVTASGMLKAKDQFTVGSLVAGKIIKILVDNNDHVKKDQVIAILDNGIGDTDVKKLTAQLKEAQANLAYQENFFKRQKELYQSSQLAKNKFEQEERDFLVSQARVKQLKASLEREQKLYGNLFIKSPDNGTIIAKKVDVGQQITSQFDATVLFIIAKDLTDMEAYVDVDEADIGLIKEKQEAVFTVDTFTKRPFVSLVKQVQFQSKTVENVITFATVLQVSNPTIELRPGMTTNVEIKVGEDKNALSISNKALRISGFKLEEFAKKSGYTFEKLELKPGSIKQQQHDTLWILEDKTIKQVEVTLGVVDTRFTQVIKGLTESSNVIVEFTEQQRENMLLRAVYGARPGMIGTK; translated from the coding sequence ATGAACAAAAAAATTATCATTATTACCGTGCTCATTGTTTTTGCTACCGGCACAATCGCACGCATTTTTTTAAGCAAGAAAAAAGAAGATCTTGTTCTTGCAAGCGAAAAACCACAAAGACGCCATCTAGCACAATTTGTAACTGCATCAGGCATGCTCAAAGCAAAAGACCAGTTTACCGTTGGTAGCTTGGTTGCCGGCAAAATAATAAAAATTTTGGTTGACAACAATGACCATGTAAAAAAAGATCAGGTCATTGCTATTCTTGACAATGGCATTGGTGACACTGATGTAAAAAAACTCACAGCCCAGCTTAAAGAAGCTCAAGCAAATCTTGCCTACCAAGAAAATTTTTTTAAGCGACAAAAAGAACTGTATCAAAGCAGTCAATTGGCAAAGAACAAGTTTGAACAAGAAGAGCGCGACTTTTTGGTTTCACAAGCGCGCGTTAAGCAGCTTAAAGCATCGCTTGAACGTGAACAAAAATTATACGGAAATCTTTTCATAAAATCACCCGACAATGGAACCATCATTGCCAAAAAAGTTGATGTTGGCCAACAAATAACTTCTCAGTTTGATGCAACCGTTTTATTTATCATTGCCAAAGACTTAACCGACATGGAAGCATATGTTGACGTTGACGAAGCAGACATTGGGCTGATCAAAGAAAAACAAGAGGCGGTATTTACCGTTGATACCTTTACCAAAAGACCCTTCGTTTCATTAGTAAAGCAAGTACAATTTCAGTCCAAAACGGTTGAAAACGTTATAACTTTTGCCACAGTACTCCAAGTTAGCAACCCAACAATAGAGCTACGTCCCGGCATGACCACCAATGTTGAAATTAAAGTTGGTGAAGATAAAAACGCTCTCTCAATCTCCAACAAAGCATTACGCATCAGCGGCTTTAAACTTGAAGAATTTGCCAAAAAATCTGGGTACACATTTGAAAAACTAGAACTAAAACCAGGCTCAATTAAACAGCAACAACACGATACGTTGTGGATACTTGAAGACAAAACAATTAAACAAGTTGAAGTAACGCTGGGCGTAGTCGACACACGCTTCACTCAAGTTATTAAGGGCCTAACCGAAAGCAGCAATGTCATTGTAGAATTTACCGAGCAACAGCGTGAAAATATGCTTTTACGAGCAGTTTACGGAGCCCGACCAGGAATGATAGGTACAAAATGA
- a CDS encoding ABC transporter ATP-binding protein, whose protein sequence is MKLLEAKNLVKIYRMGDNDLVALKGINLTIDQGEFLAIMGTSGSGKSTLMHLLGCLDIPTEGQYFIEGKNVAHATRDELAKIRNEKIGFVFQKFHLLSDLTAQENVALPRLYAGETEEKAAQEAAKLLESVELGNRLDHYPYQLSGGQQQRVAIARSLINNPRIILADEPTGNLDSATGETIINMFKKLNTEKNVTIILVTHEPRVANYTKRIVELIDGNIVSDKRND, encoded by the coding sequence ATGAAACTATTAGAAGCAAAAAACCTCGTCAAAATATACCGCATGGGCGACAACGATTTAGTCGCATTAAAGGGCATTAATTTAACTATTGATCAAGGAGAGTTTTTAGCAATTATGGGAACCTCTGGTTCAGGCAAATCAACGCTTATGCATTTGCTCGGCTGCCTAGATATACCAACCGAAGGGCAATACTTTATTGAAGGCAAAAACGTTGCTCACGCCACACGTGACGAACTTGCTAAAATTAGAAATGAAAAAATTGGTTTTGTCTTTCAAAAATTTCATTTATTAAGTGATTTAACAGCACAAGAAAACGTTGCCCTACCGCGCCTTTACGCAGGAGAAACGGAAGAAAAAGCTGCACAAGAAGCGGCAAAACTTTTGGAATCAGTTGAGCTTGGCAATCGGCTGGACCACTACCCATACCAACTTTCTGGCGGCCAGCAACAACGTGTTGCCATTGCCCGTTCACTGATCAACAACCCCCGCATTATCTTGGCCGATGAGCCAACCGGAAACCTGGACTCGGCAACTGGCGAGACCATTATCAACATGTTCAAAAAACTCAATACTGAAAAAAACGTTACCATAATTCTGGTTACTCACGAACCACGTGTAGCAAATTATACCAAGCGCATTGTTGAACTCATTGATGGCAACATTGTTTCTGACAAAAGGAATGATTAA
- a CDS encoding ABC transporter permease, translating to MNLAIIFRSALKSLASHKIRSLLTTLGIIIGVVAIVCVMSIGEGAKHRINQEIQKLGTNFIIVLSSSQKKLTSRSAPLKPLLTPKDLHTIKNECDNIALISPGIQQPSKIMSGNKSWETTLGGVAQNYSEIRNWKLTDGDFFTHQDMISGNKVAVVGMTVKREVFGNENPVGKTLRIKRIPFLVIGTLSELGKRPDGTDQDDTVLIPVTTMRKRIMGGKELYFALIMSAKDKDRMQQTSNEIRSILRLTHKIPECDDDDFTMFTQEDVAQASDAATKIMNLLLFFVALISLIVGGIGIMNIMLVSVTERTREIGIRMALGATTKSILNQFIFEAITICLLGGLLGLLIGVGCSVLIGVGLGWPVFISKISLAISLVTSASIGLFFGYYPAYKASRLNPVDALAER from the coding sequence ATGAATCTGGCCATCATCTTTCGCTCAGCTCTTAAATCACTTGCCAGCCACAAAATACGTTCACTACTCACCACCCTGGGCATTATTATTGGCGTGGTAGCCATTGTGTGCGTTATGTCAATTGGCGAAGGGGCCAAGCATCGCATTAACCAAGAAATTCAAAAGCTGGGTACTAACTTTATTATTGTGCTCTCGTCCTCACAAAAAAAACTTACCAGCCGCAGCGCTCCTCTCAAGCCATTGCTCACGCCCAAAGATCTGCACACCATAAAAAATGAGTGCGACAACATTGCATTAATCTCGCCTGGCATTCAGCAACCATCAAAGATTATGTCAGGCAATAAATCGTGGGAAACAACGCTAGGCGGAGTTGCCCAAAATTACAGCGAAATTAGAAATTGGAAGCTAACTGACGGTGATTTTTTTACCCACCAAGATATGATTTCTGGCAACAAAGTTGCCGTTGTGGGCATGACGGTTAAACGTGAAGTTTTTGGCAACGAAAATCCGGTTGGCAAAACATTACGCATTAAACGCATTCCTTTTTTAGTTATTGGAACGTTAAGTGAGCTAGGAAAACGACCAGACGGAACCGATCAAGACGATACCGTACTGATTCCTGTTACCACCATGCGCAAACGAATTATGGGTGGCAAAGAACTTTATTTTGCGTTAATTATGTCGGCCAAAGACAAAGACCGCATGCAGCAAACATCCAACGAAATACGCTCAATTTTGCGCCTAACACACAAAATACCCGAATGCGATGACGATGATTTTACCATGTTTACACAAGAAGATGTTGCGCAAGCGTCTGATGCGGCAACAAAAATTATGAATCTACTTCTCTTTTTTGTTGCACTCATTTCGCTGATTGTTGGCGGCATTGGCATTATGAATATCATGCTCGTTTCAGTAACTGAGCGCACGCGCGAAATTGGTATTCGCATGGCTCTTGGCGCCACTACTAAAAGTATACTCAATCAGTTCATTTTTGAAGCAATCACCATCTGCCTGCTTGGCGGCCTACTTGGCCTGCTCATTGGCGTTGGCTGTTCTGTTTTGATTGGTGTGGGGCTTGGTTGGCCAGTGTTTATATCAAAAATATCACTCGCTATCTCACTGGTAACATCAGCTTCAATTGGGCTTTTTTTTGGCTACTATCCCGCTTACAAAGCCTCAAGGCTCAACCCAGTTGATGCACTAGCAGAGCGGTAA
- the rsmG gene encoding 16S rRNA (guanine(527)-N(7))-methyltransferase RsmG → MSKAPRSAETIWPDFAKTEKLSDHQLSQFQRYEALLSERNKETNLTAIKDLLGIVRQHFQDSLILRKFVDLDAISSIADVGTGAGFPAIPLKILFPHLKVVLIEVNKKKQAYLADLISILELENVEICDLDWRTFLRKTSGKIDLFVTRAAIEESELCRMFKPSCEHKNATLVYWAAELWECNKFVAHLVKRTENYKMGQRNRKLIFFGL, encoded by the coding sequence ATGAGTAAAGCACCACGTTCGGCAGAAACTATTTGGCCCGATTTTGCAAAAACAGAAAAACTTTCCGACCATCAGCTCTCTCAGTTTCAGCGGTACGAAGCATTGTTGAGTGAGCGCAACAAAGAGACCAACTTAACGGCAATTAAAGATTTATTGGGCATTGTGCGTCAGCACTTTCAAGATTCATTGATTCTGAGAAAGTTTGTAGATCTTGATGCCATTTCAAGTATTGCTGACGTTGGCACGGGTGCTGGCTTTCCTGCTATTCCACTAAAAATTCTTTTCCCACATTTAAAGGTTGTCTTGATTGAAGTTAACAAAAAAAAACAAGCATACCTGGCAGATTTGATCAGTATTCTTGAACTTGAAAATGTTGAAATTTGCGATCTTGATTGGCGCACCTTTTTGCGTAAAACAAGTGGCAAGATTGATCTTTTTGTTACGCGTGCAGCAATTGAAGAGAGCGAATTGTGCCGCATGTTTAAACCTTCGTGTGAGCACAAAAATGCAACGTTGGTTTATTGGGCCGCTGAATTGTGGGAATGTAATAAATTTGTTGCCCATTTGGTCAAGCGAACTGAAAACTACAAAATGGGTCAGAGAAATAGGAAGTTGATTTTTTTTGGGCTGTAA